A genome region from Neoarius graeffei isolate fNeoGra1 chromosome 21, fNeoGra1.pri, whole genome shotgun sequence includes the following:
- the pik3cg gene encoding phosphatidylinositol 4,5-bisphosphate 3-kinase catalytic subunit gamma isoform isoform X1: MEQHVSDDESPVVHRGETRRRRRKMKAFTSNSSAAMDHLALEFVLPTTNKTTKNPDTLQLDVTGNWTVEQVKTQLWLKAVTTNVCPEFYQKYSPEHCILLYQKKGSWCEIYDKHQVFQTLDCIRYWKALKKEVGKIYLVLRPQPSEESIQYQKFLNHLIGYDVTDVSNVHDDELEFTRRKLLTTRKIELADRDPKLYSVDPWITTKPLPDYLLSKIMNNHILIVIHKDTSSQTIKVSIDDTPFQVLQSFFIKTANKRVLLGIPEDVSESDFVLRVCGREEYLFGNYPIKDFHWIRQCIKSGEEIHLVLESPPDPEQDVVQKEDWSQVDDCTGVAGTHEQLTINEKDHEKVFTISLWDCNRKFRLKILGIDIPVLPRNSELIVFVEASIFHGQQLLAQERTSSKPFTEEVLWNTWLDFNIKIKDLPKGARLNLQVSCGKAQTQNSKDNVSHESKNKSRLLYYVNLLVVDHRSLLRQGEFILHMWKMPEKSEDNSSVNADKLTSATNPDKTSSMAIAVLLDKYCYPVALPKSTDSRDASEVEGERGKREMPNHLRKQFDQIVATDPLHPLSVEDKELLWHFRQECVRHPSAYPKFLGSVKWGKQEAVMATHRLLERSTTWDRSPLDVGLAMQLLDCHFSDATVRSMAVRKLETLGDDDVLRYLLQLVQAVKFEPYHDSALARFLLKRALRSKRIGHFLFWFLRSEIAQSMHYQQRYAVILEAYLRGCGDAMLQDFRKQVEITVALQKVTREIKTISAEKYDVSTQVIFQLRHKLESLQTQGLPESFKVPYDPGLRAGSLVIEQCKVMASKKKPLWLQFKRADPTTLSSDTIGIIFKDGDDLRQDMLILQILLIMESIWETESLDLSLLPYGCISTGNKIGMIEIVKDATTIANIQQSTVGNTGAFKDEILNQWLRDKCLNEDKYQQAVERFVYSCGGYCVATYVLGIGDRHNDNIMITECGNLFHIDFGHILGNYKSFLGITKERVPFVLTPDFLYVMGTTGKKTSPNFFMFQNICVKAYLALRHHTNLLIILFSMMLMTGMPQLTSKEDIEYIREALTVGCTEDMAQKHFLDQIEICRDKGWTVQFNWFLHLVLGIKQGVEKRSA, from the exons ATGGAGCAGCACGTTAGTGATGATGAATCACCAGTAGTTCATAGAGGCGAAACccggaggaggagaagaaaaatGAAAGCATTTACATCAAACTCCTCTGCAGCAATGGATCATTTAGCATTGGAGTTTGTGCTTCCTACAACTAACAAAACGACCAAAAACCCCGACACACTGCAGTTGGATGTGACTGGGAACTGGACAGTGGAGCAGGTAAAAACCCAGCTATGGCTGAAGGCAGTCACGACCAACGTGTGCCCAGAATTCTACCAGAAATATTCACCAGAACACTGCATCCTGCTCTACCAAAAGAAAGGGAGCTGGTGTGAGATCTATGATAAGCACCAGGTGTTTCAGACCCTTGACTGCATTCGTTACTGGAAAGCTCTTAAAAAGGAGGTTGGAAAAATCTATCTGGTCCTGAGGCCACAACCTTCTGAAGAATCCATCCAGTACCAGAAATTTCTAAATCATCTTATAGGttatgatgtcacagatgtcagtaATGTTCATGATGATGAGCTAGAGTTCACAAGGAGGAAGTTACTTACAACCAGAAAAATAGAATTGGCTGACCGAGATCCCAAACTTTACTCAGTGGACCCCTGGATAACCACCAAACCCTTACCTGATTACCTGCTGAGTAAGATCATGAACAACCACATTCTAATTGTGATACACAAAGATACATCAAGTCAAACAATAAAGGTGTCCATTGATGACACACCTTTTCAGGTTCTTCAGAGTTTTTTCATAAAGACTGCCAACAAGAGGGTACTGCTTGGCATACCGGAGGATGTCAGTGAATCAGATTTTGTTCTGCGGGTTTGTGGAAGAGAAGAATACCTTTTTGGAAACTATCCCATCAAAGACTTCCACTGGATCAGACAGTGCATCAAAAGTGGAGAAGAGATCCATTTGGTGCTTGAATCCCCTCCAGACCCTGAACAAGATGTGGTCCAAAAGGAGGATTGGTCACAGGTGGATGACTGCACTGGTGTGGCTGGCACACATGAGCAATTAACTATTAATGAGAAGGACCATGAGAAGGTGTTCACCATCTCCCTCTGGGACTGTAATCGCAAGTTCAGACTCAAAATCCTGGGGATTGATATACCAGTCCTGCCTCGTAATTCAGAACTGATAGTCTTTGTGGAGGCCAGTATTTTCCATGGGCAGCAGTTGCTTGCTCAGGAGAGGACATCCTCAAAGCCTTTTACTGAAGAAGTGCTGTGGAATACCTGGCTTGATTTCAACATCAAGATAAAAGATTTACCCAAAGGTGCCCGGCTGAATCTGCAGGTGTCGTGTGGTAAAGCGCAAACACAGAACTCAAAAGACAACGTTTCAcatgagtccaagaacaagagccGCCTGCTGTACTATGTAAACCTGTTAGTGGTGGACCATAGGTCTTTACTCCGACAGGGTGAGTTCATCCTGCACATGTGGAAGATGCCTGAGAAAAGTGAGGATAACAGTAGTGTAAATGCAGATAAACTCACTTCTGCCACCAATCCAGACAAAACGAGTTCCATGGCAATTGCAGTGCTACTGGACAAGTATTGCTACCCAGTTGCTCTGCCAAAGAGCACGGATTCTCGAGATGCATCAGAAGTGGAAGGAGAGAGGGGGAAAAGAGAGATGCCTAACCATTTACGAAAGCAGTTTGATCAGATCGTGGCTACCGACCCTCTGCATCCACTGAGTGTGGAAGATAAGGAGCTCCTGTGGCATTTCAGACAGGAGTGTGTGCGGCATCCTTCGGCCTACCCCAAGTTCCTTGGCTCAGTGAAATGGGGAAAACAGGAAGCTGTCATGGCCACACACCGTCTTCTAGAGAGAAGCACCACATGGGACCGGAGCCCTCTGGATGTGGGGCTAGCTATGCAGCTATTGGACTGCCACTTTTCTGATGCAACTGTGCGCTCTATGGCTGTCAGGAAATTGGAGACTCTTGGTGATGACGATGTCCTTCGGTACCTTTTGCAGCTGGTTCAG GCTGTGAAGTTTGAACCCTATCATGACAGTGCACTCGCAAGGTTTCTCCTTAAGCGTGCTCTCAGG AGCAAACGAATTGGCCATTTCCTGTTCTGGTTCTTGCGGAGTGAGATAGCTCAGTCCATGCACTACCAACAGAGGTATGCAGTTATTTTAGAGGCCTACCTCCGTGGCTGTGGCGATGCCATGCTGCAGGACTTCAGGAAGCAGGTGGAAATTACTGTGGCACTACAGAAGGTCACTCGTGAGATCAAAACCATATCTGCTGAGAAATACGATGTGTCCACACAAG TTATTTTTCAGCTGCGCCACAAACTGGAGAGTCTGCAAACGCAGGGTTTGCCTGAGAGCTTTAAAGTACCGTATGATCCCGGCCTGCGAGCTGGCTCACTGGTG ATTGAGCAATGCAAAGTAATGGCGTCCAAAAAGAAACCCCTCTGGCTTCAGTTTAAGCGAGCAGACCCCACCACTTTGTCGAGTGATACCATTGGGATCATTTTCAAGGATGGAGATGACCTTCGTCAGGACATGTTAATTCTACAG ATTTTGTTGATCATGGAGTCTATATGGGAGACTGAGTCACTCGATCTGTCCTTATTGCCTTATGGTTGTATTTCCACTGGAAATAAAATAG GAATGATTGAGATAGTGAAGGATGCTACCACCATTGCAAACATCCAGCAAAGTACTGTGGGGAATACTGGGGCTTTTAAAGATGAAATCCTGAACCAGTGGCTTCGAGACAAATGTTTGAATGAGGACAAG TATCAGCAGGCAGTGGAACGCTTCGTGTATTCCTGTGGAGGTTACTGTGTCGCAACCTATGTCCTGGGGATTGGTGATCGCCATAATGACAACATCATGATCACTGAATGTG GTAACCTTTTCCACATTGACTTTGGACACATTCTTGGAAATTACAAGAGCTTTCTGGGTATAACGAAGGAGAGGGTCCCCTTCGTTTTAACACCCGACTTTCTCTATGTCATGGGCACAACAGGAAAGAAGACAAGCCCCAACTTCTTCATGTTCCAG AACATTTGTGTGAAGGCCTATCTGGCCCTGCGACATCACACCAACTTGCTCATCATCTTGTTCTCGATGATGCTGATGACTGGCATGCCCCAGCTGACCAGCAAGGAGGACATCGAGTACATTCGAGAGGCTCTGACTGTGGGGTGCACGGAAGATATGGCTCAGAAACACTTTTTGGATCAGATTGAAATCTGCCGGGACAAGGGCTGGACAGTGCAGTTCAACTGGTTTCTACACTTAGTGCTTGGCATTAAACAAGGTGTGGAAAAACGGTCAGCCTAA
- the pik3cg gene encoding phosphatidylinositol 4,5-bisphosphate 3-kinase catalytic subunit gamma isoform isoform X2 has protein sequence MEQHVSDDESPVVHRGETRRRRRKMKAFTSNSSAAMDHLALEFVLPTTNKTTKNPDTLQLDVTGNWTVEQVKTQLWLKAVTTNVCPEFYQKYSPEHCILLYQKKGSWCEIYDKHQVFQTLDCIRYWKALKKEVGKIYLVLRPQPSEESIQYQKFLNHLIGYDVTDVSNVHDDELEFTRRKLLTTRKIELADRDPKLYSVDPWITTKPLPDYLLSKIMNNHILIVIHKDTSSQTIKVSIDDTPFQVLQSFFIKTANKRVLLGIPEDVSESDFVLRVCGREEYLFGNYPIKDFHWIRQCIKSGEEIHLVLESPPDPEQDVVQKEDWSQVDDCTGVAGTHEQLTINEKDHEKVFTISLWDCNRKFRLKILGIDIPVLPRNSELIVFVEASIFHGQQLLAQERTSSKPFTEEVLWNTWLDFNIKIKDLPKGARLNLQVSCGKAQTQNSKDNVSHESKNKSRLLYYVNLLVVDHRSLLRQGEFILHMWKMPEKSEDNSSVNADKLTSATNPDKTSSMAIAVLLDKYCYPVALPKSTDSRDASEVEGERGKREMPNHLRKQFDQIVATDPLHPLSVEDKELLWHFRQECVRHPSAYPKFLGSVKWGKQEAVMATHRLLERSTTWDRSPLDVGLAMQLLDCHFSDATVRSMAVRKLETLGDDDVLRYLLQLVQAVKFEPYHDSALARFLLKRALRSKRIGHFLFWFLRSEIAQSMHYQQRYAVILEAYLRGCGDAMLQDFRKQVEITVALQKVTREIKTISAEKYDVSTQVIFQLRHKLESLQTQGLPESFKVPYDPGLRAGSLVIEQCKVMASKKKPLWLQFKRADPTTLSSDTIGIIFKDGDDLRQDMLILQILLIMESIWETESLDLSLLPYGCISTGNKIGMIEIVKDATTIANIQQSTVGNTGAFKDEILNQWLRDKCLNEDKYQQAVERFVYSCGGYCVATYVLGIGDRHNDNIMITECAGFPNQTVI, from the exons ATGGAGCAGCACGTTAGTGATGATGAATCACCAGTAGTTCATAGAGGCGAAACccggaggaggagaagaaaaatGAAAGCATTTACATCAAACTCCTCTGCAGCAATGGATCATTTAGCATTGGAGTTTGTGCTTCCTACAACTAACAAAACGACCAAAAACCCCGACACACTGCAGTTGGATGTGACTGGGAACTGGACAGTGGAGCAGGTAAAAACCCAGCTATGGCTGAAGGCAGTCACGACCAACGTGTGCCCAGAATTCTACCAGAAATATTCACCAGAACACTGCATCCTGCTCTACCAAAAGAAAGGGAGCTGGTGTGAGATCTATGATAAGCACCAGGTGTTTCAGACCCTTGACTGCATTCGTTACTGGAAAGCTCTTAAAAAGGAGGTTGGAAAAATCTATCTGGTCCTGAGGCCACAACCTTCTGAAGAATCCATCCAGTACCAGAAATTTCTAAATCATCTTATAGGttatgatgtcacagatgtcagtaATGTTCATGATGATGAGCTAGAGTTCACAAGGAGGAAGTTACTTACAACCAGAAAAATAGAATTGGCTGACCGAGATCCCAAACTTTACTCAGTGGACCCCTGGATAACCACCAAACCCTTACCTGATTACCTGCTGAGTAAGATCATGAACAACCACATTCTAATTGTGATACACAAAGATACATCAAGTCAAACAATAAAGGTGTCCATTGATGACACACCTTTTCAGGTTCTTCAGAGTTTTTTCATAAAGACTGCCAACAAGAGGGTACTGCTTGGCATACCGGAGGATGTCAGTGAATCAGATTTTGTTCTGCGGGTTTGTGGAAGAGAAGAATACCTTTTTGGAAACTATCCCATCAAAGACTTCCACTGGATCAGACAGTGCATCAAAAGTGGAGAAGAGATCCATTTGGTGCTTGAATCCCCTCCAGACCCTGAACAAGATGTGGTCCAAAAGGAGGATTGGTCACAGGTGGATGACTGCACTGGTGTGGCTGGCACACATGAGCAATTAACTATTAATGAGAAGGACCATGAGAAGGTGTTCACCATCTCCCTCTGGGACTGTAATCGCAAGTTCAGACTCAAAATCCTGGGGATTGATATACCAGTCCTGCCTCGTAATTCAGAACTGATAGTCTTTGTGGAGGCCAGTATTTTCCATGGGCAGCAGTTGCTTGCTCAGGAGAGGACATCCTCAAAGCCTTTTACTGAAGAAGTGCTGTGGAATACCTGGCTTGATTTCAACATCAAGATAAAAGATTTACCCAAAGGTGCCCGGCTGAATCTGCAGGTGTCGTGTGGTAAAGCGCAAACACAGAACTCAAAAGACAACGTTTCAcatgagtccaagaacaagagccGCCTGCTGTACTATGTAAACCTGTTAGTGGTGGACCATAGGTCTTTACTCCGACAGGGTGAGTTCATCCTGCACATGTGGAAGATGCCTGAGAAAAGTGAGGATAACAGTAGTGTAAATGCAGATAAACTCACTTCTGCCACCAATCCAGACAAAACGAGTTCCATGGCAATTGCAGTGCTACTGGACAAGTATTGCTACCCAGTTGCTCTGCCAAAGAGCACGGATTCTCGAGATGCATCAGAAGTGGAAGGAGAGAGGGGGAAAAGAGAGATGCCTAACCATTTACGAAAGCAGTTTGATCAGATCGTGGCTACCGACCCTCTGCATCCACTGAGTGTGGAAGATAAGGAGCTCCTGTGGCATTTCAGACAGGAGTGTGTGCGGCATCCTTCGGCCTACCCCAAGTTCCTTGGCTCAGTGAAATGGGGAAAACAGGAAGCTGTCATGGCCACACACCGTCTTCTAGAGAGAAGCACCACATGGGACCGGAGCCCTCTGGATGTGGGGCTAGCTATGCAGCTATTGGACTGCCACTTTTCTGATGCAACTGTGCGCTCTATGGCTGTCAGGAAATTGGAGACTCTTGGTGATGACGATGTCCTTCGGTACCTTTTGCAGCTGGTTCAG GCTGTGAAGTTTGAACCCTATCATGACAGTGCACTCGCAAGGTTTCTCCTTAAGCGTGCTCTCAGG AGCAAACGAATTGGCCATTTCCTGTTCTGGTTCTTGCGGAGTGAGATAGCTCAGTCCATGCACTACCAACAGAGGTATGCAGTTATTTTAGAGGCCTACCTCCGTGGCTGTGGCGATGCCATGCTGCAGGACTTCAGGAAGCAGGTGGAAATTACTGTGGCACTACAGAAGGTCACTCGTGAGATCAAAACCATATCTGCTGAGAAATACGATGTGTCCACACAAG TTATTTTTCAGCTGCGCCACAAACTGGAGAGTCTGCAAACGCAGGGTTTGCCTGAGAGCTTTAAAGTACCGTATGATCCCGGCCTGCGAGCTGGCTCACTGGTG ATTGAGCAATGCAAAGTAATGGCGTCCAAAAAGAAACCCCTCTGGCTTCAGTTTAAGCGAGCAGACCCCACCACTTTGTCGAGTGATACCATTGGGATCATTTTCAAGGATGGAGATGACCTTCGTCAGGACATGTTAATTCTACAG ATTTTGTTGATCATGGAGTCTATATGGGAGACTGAGTCACTCGATCTGTCCTTATTGCCTTATGGTTGTATTTCCACTGGAAATAAAATAG GAATGATTGAGATAGTGAAGGATGCTACCACCATTGCAAACATCCAGCAAAGTACTGTGGGGAATACTGGGGCTTTTAAAGATGAAATCCTGAACCAGTGGCTTCGAGACAAATGTTTGAATGAGGACAAG TATCAGCAGGCAGTGGAACGCTTCGTGTATTCCTGTGGAGGTTACTGTGTCGCAACCTATGTCCTGGGGATTGGTGATCGCCATAATGACAACATCATGATCACTGAATGTG CAGGATTTCCCAACCAAACTGTGATTTAA